The DNA region GCATCGTGCTTTCATCCCGCCCCACATACGCCGAACGCATCGGCCGCCGGTTCGATTCGCTGCCGTTGCGCGTCAAGCTGATCATTCTCATCGGTTCCCTGTTCATTGTCCTAACCATGGTCTCTACGCTGATCATTCTGCAGCAGGGCAATCGCATCATCAATGAACGGCTGGCGGAGACCTGCACGATCTCGCTGCAACACGTTTCCCAGACCATCAAGAACCACCTGCTGCTCTATTACAGCGCCGGCAACGATCCGAACACCGCTTCTCTGCATCTGGGCCATATCCGCGAAGCCATCATGAGCGTGTCCAATCAACGGATCGCCGGACTGCTGTACGCGGGAGTGATCGATCGTTCGGGCGTGATCATCGCACACACCCGGCCCGAGATGCTGAACCGCAGAATCTCTCCGGCGGACAGCGCGCTGTTCAACACCCTGTCGCAGACTCTGGTGCGCCCGCGCGACGGCACACTGGAATACGTACACCCGCTGTACACGCGGCGCGACGATCAGGGGGAACGCCTCGTTTTCCTCGGCGATACCGTGCTGGGATTTTCCGGCGCCGTGATCCGTCAACCTTTGCGTCAAACCCGCACCTTGATCGTCACCACCACAATTTTGATGGCGGTGATCGCCATATTGTTTTTATCCTATATCGCACGGCGCATGACGCTGCAGATCGATTCTCTCAGCCGCGGCGTGCAAAAGCTTGCGGACGGCGATCTCCAGACCGAGATCTCGATCGTGGCCCACGACGAACTGGGGCGGTTGGCGCGCGAGTTCAACGCCATGATCGTCCATCTGCGCGAGAAATTGCAGATGCAGAAATTCGTCAGCAAACTGACCGTGCAGATGATCCGGCGCCAGGCCGGCGTGGAAACGGATCAGCCGCCGCTGGGAGAGACCCGCCAGGTGACGGTCCTGTTCTCCGACATCCGCAGCTTTTCCGCCATGACCGAGAAACTGGGCGCCGCAGAGGTGGTTAAATTGCTCAATATCTATCTGGATCTTCAGGCGCGGCTGATCGAAAAAAACAACGGCATTGTCGACAAGTTCATCGGCGATCAAGTGATGGCGCTGTTCGTCGATGACCGCCAGGTCGAACGCGCGGTGCAGGCCGCTATCGACATTCAGCGCTCCGTGCGCGACCTCAATGAGCAGCGCCGACGCCGCGGCGAGTTGGGTTTGCAAGTGGGCTGCGGATTGCACATCGGCTATGTGATCCTCGGTCATATGGGTTCGCAGACCCGCAGCGATTACACGGTGATCGGCGATGTGGTCAATTTGGCCGCACGGCTGTGCAGCGTAGCCAAGCCCGGACAGATCATCGCCCCGGTGGAACTGTTGCCGCGGCTGCAGGCTAAATTTCGCACCCATCGGCTGTTGCCGGTTTACGTCAAAGGACGACGGCAACCGGTGGAGGTGCTGCAAGTGGATTACGATACAGCGGTCGCTCGTCCGCTGCGCAACTAGGGTCGGCACATGGGTAAATGCTGCCGCGTGCTGACGCTTCTCCTCGCCTTCACAGGCGTCAGGATCGGCGCCGCGCAAAAATCGTTTCTGGGTTTGGACGCCAGATCCCTGGGCTATGGCGGTTCCGGAGTGATCGGCATTTATGATCCTTCCGCTCTCGCCTGGAACCCCGCTTCCATCGGCCTGGTTCGTGAAACCGACCTGTTCTTTTCCTACAAACGGCCTTTTCAAATCGATCATATCGCTGCCGCCGGTTTTGTGCCTTTTATCGGCAGTTTTGCCGCCAACGTACAGGAGACCCCGGCCGGACAATCGGCCGCTGCAGGGTGGGCCCATGAATGGCCTTCCCGCCTGGTCACCGGCGCTGCGTTTGAGAGCCGTCTGGTTGACGGAGATCGTCATCCCTGTCTCTCCTTTGGTCTTGTATATCATCCGGCGCCGCAAAGTCATTCCGGCCGCGATGCCTCCTTCACCCCGCCATACCTACTGCAGCATTTCACCGTGACTGCAGCGATCCAGGGCATCGCTCTGGATAATTCCAACACCTCGCCCCTGGTCCATCTGGCCGGCAGCGTTGATCTGCCGTGGCGTCAGGCGGAGCTGCTCTATGCCCTGCATCTCCATGAAAACGACCGGGTGCATCAGCTGGCCGCTTCTTTTTCTCTTACCCCCTCTCTTCAGGCCTTTGCCGGCATCAGCAATTTTGATGCGAAACAGGCTGCCGCGGGTCTGAGCTGGAGCTGGCAGAATCTGCGGCTGCACGTCGGCTATCATCTGGAGCGCAAGGAACTGCTGCTTTCCACCACCATTCGCCTCGGCGCATCGGCAAAAGAGCTGTCGCAGCGGGCGCAAATGCGGGCGCAGGCTTTTTTCGACCGAGGAGAACGACGGCAAGCGTTTCGTTTCGGCAAGCTGGCGTTGGCCTATGATGAAGAGAATGAAAACGCGCAAAACCTGATGCACGTGCTGGCGCCGGGTGTGGCCAACGGCGACGCGGTCATCGATTCACTGTTGAAAGAGGCGGATGAACTGGTCTCCAAGCGCTGGTATCTCTCCGCGGCAACGCACTATATGAAAGTGCTCAAGTTGGATTCGGAAAATCCGCGCGCCCGTGCCGCCATGGTGCTGATCCGGTCGCAGGTGGATCGTCATATCGACAAATGGTTTCAGTTGGGCCGCCGGTATGTCGAGCAGAATGAGCCGGCCGTCGCCCGCGAAGTTTTCGACGCCATTCTCCAGGTGCGGCCCGATCATGAACCGTCCCGCCGGGAACGGGATGAGATCAACCGCATGTTTGAAAGTAAAGCGCAGGCGTTCTATTTCCAGGGTCTGGGATATTACAGCCAGAAAAACTGGGACAGCGCGGAAGAGGCATTCAAACAGGCGCTCGCTCTGAGGCCGGAATGGCAGGAGCCGCAATCGTATCTCTGGCATGTTCAGGAGCAGCGCAAGCAAAGCCAGGCAAGCCTGGAGCAGGCCTTGGAACAAGCCGCCCGCTTTGAAAAACAGGGGGACTGGATCAATGCGCGCAAACGCTACCGTGCGGCGCTGGCTGTGGATCCGCAAAACCGTCTGGCTCTGGCCAAGCTGGATGAGCTGCAGACGCTCACCAGCAACCATGTGGAACGGCAATACGCCCGGGCGGAGGCCGCGTATCGCAGCAACGATGTGGAGACCGCACGGCGATTGCTGACCGATGTGCTCGAGCTGGCGCCTAACCATGCCGCGGGCCGGCGGCTGCTGGAGGCGATAAACCGCTCCCTGCCGCTGTCCCTGCAGGCCATGTTCGAGCGGGCGAACCGGCATGCGGAACGCAACGAGCATGCGCGCTGCATCGAGGCGGCTGATTCGCTGTTGGAAGCCCGGCCGCAGATGGCCGAAGCGCAGCAGCTGCGTCGGCGCAGCATGCTCGCCCTGGACGCCGCCTCGCTGCTTGAAATCGCCAGAAAAAAATTTTTGCGCGACCGCTACAGCGAAGCCCTTCCTCTGATTCAGGAGGCGTTGAACAAAGAACCCAATCAGGCTCAGGCCGCCAGCCTGTTGGCGCAAACGCTCAAACGTATGGAAGCCCAGGTGGACGCCTTTTTCAA from bacterium includes:
- a CDS encoding HAMP domain-containing protein, which codes for MLSSRPTYAERIGRRFDSLPLRVKLIILIGSLFIVLTMVSTLIILQQGNRIINERLAETCTISLQHVSQTIKNHLLLYYSAGNDPNTASLHLGHIREAIMSVSNQRIAGLLYAGVIDRSGVIIAHTRPEMLNRRISPADSALFNTLSQTLVRPRDGTLEYVHPLYTRRDDQGERLVFLGDTVLGFSGAVIRQPLRQTRTLIVTTTILMAVIAILFLSYIARRMTLQIDSLSRGVQKLADGDLQTEISIVAHDELGRLAREFNAMIVHLREKLQMQKFVSKLTVQMIRRQAGVETDQPPLGETRQVTVLFSDIRSFSAMTEKLGAAEVVKLLNIYLDLQARLIEKNNGIVDKFIGDQVMALFVDDRQVERAVQAAIDIQRSVRDLNEQRRRRGELGLQVGCGLHIGYVILGHMGSQTRSDYTVIGDVVNLAARLCSVAKPGQIIAPVELLPRLQAKFRTHRLLPVYVKGRRQPVEVLQVDYDTAVARPLRN
- a CDS encoding tetratricopeptide repeat protein, with translation MGKCCRVLTLLLAFTGVRIGAAQKSFLGLDARSLGYGGSGVIGIYDPSALAWNPASIGLVRETDLFFSYKRPFQIDHIAAAGFVPFIGSFAANVQETPAGQSAAAGWAHEWPSRLVTGAAFESRLVDGDRHPCLSFGLVYHPAPQSHSGRDASFTPPYLLQHFTVTAAIQGIALDNSNTSPLVHLAGSVDLPWRQAELLYALHLHENDRVHQLAASFSLTPSLQAFAGISNFDAKQAAAGLSWSWQNLRLHVGYHLERKELLLSTTIRLGASAKELSQRAQMRAQAFFDRGERRQAFRFGKLALAYDEENENAQNLMHVLAPGVANGDAVIDSLLKEADELVSKRWYLSAATHYMKVLKLDSENPRARAAMVLIRSQVDRHIDKWFQLGRRYVEQNEPAVAREVFDAILQVRPDHEPSRRERDEINRMFESKAQAFYFQGLGYYSQKNWDSAEEAFKQALALRPEWQEPQSYLWHVQEQRKQSQASLEQALEQAARFEKQGDWINARKRYRAALAVDPQNRLALAKLDELQTLTSNHVERQYARAEAAYRSNDVETARRLLTDVLELAPNHAAGRRLLEAINRSLPLSLQAMFERANRHAERNEHARCIEAADSLLEARPQMAEAQQLRRRSMLALDAASLLEIARKKFLRDRYSEALPLIQEALNKEPNQAQAASLLAQTLKRMEAQVDAFFNRGIAFFTQEKYNQAILEWDQALAINPNHQGAREFRRRAQERIDALNKMP